Proteins from a genomic interval of Osmia bicornis bicornis chromosome 11, iOsmBic2.1, whole genome shotgun sequence:
- the LOC114873325 gene encoding zinc finger FYVE domain-containing protein 1-like yields MSALWREYKLEANGPAIMESLDSMCICNRNGHHTNYNFINGVSENGVYMKCQCNEHRSFLLIDGQENLRVSSAEQFVERLNCDQKDLKVKVISIFGNTGDGKSHTLNQTFFKGEEVFKTSNDQSSCTLGVWVAFDPVLKVICLDTEGLLGVTMHENERTRLLLKVLAVSDIVVYRTQSERLNRDLFMFLGSASRAYSQHFQAALQAIGQREGVSNSLSALGPSIIVLHETRYTRPLTNNGVESAEDILITRFAQMKLETEAYSSIKYVGLHTTNSTTDYEPLQNAIKKELNNTSVRSARKPHLVYNTLRVLNDQFSGEMENFTDILFPDQYFTCPVKCLSCGCRCSNSMGHLREDKPHSSNTRCRYQHQYENLVYICKKCYSNGNEVQVIKRIQTENDNSWYGLVKYAWSGDVIECPHCGEIYRSRQYWYGNKNPEEFAVRTEVTHVWNTANNSVTTQNTAQRVIDGVSYITEAVTNVSLQPTKVLSAWVADQVAPSYWRPNNEIKHCHKCKMIFGSTDTKHHCRACGEGFCSQCSSKTKCVPFRNWHTPVRVCDICYNKDTNSNEETTESSDDVSARKVSEQVVSTLSAVGSVLNYSKSFIKDTVRPSYWIPDSEVVSCCICYQNFSAALPLHHCRDCGRGVCQDCSQHRKPVPHRGWDKPVRVCDSCIKID; encoded by the exons ATGAGTGCATTATGGAGAGAATATAAACTGGAGGCTAATGGACCAGCTATTATGGAAAGTCTGGATAGTATGTGTATTTGCAACAGAAATGGACATCATAccaattacaattttataaatggAGTTTCTGAAAATGGAGTATATATGAAATGTCAGTGTAACGAGCATAGGAGTTTCTTATTAATAGATGGACAAGAAAATCTTAGGGTTTCCAGTGCGGAACAATTTGTTGAAAGGTTAAATTGTGATCAAAAAGATCTGAAAGTAAAAGTGATATCGATTTTTGGGAATACCGGCGATGGCAAGAGTCATACATTAAATCAGACATTTTTTAAAGGAGAAGAAGTCTTTAAGACTTCAAACGATCAAAGCTCTTGTACATTAGGTGTTTGGGTCGCATTTGATCCAGTTCTTAAAGTGATTTGTTTGGATACAGAAGGTTTACTAG GTGTTACTATGCACGAGAATGAAAGAACAAGACTGTTGCTTAAAGTGCTTGCTGTGTCTGATATTGTTGTATATAGGACACAATCGGAAAGACTAAACAGGGatttatttatgtttcttGGTAGTGCTTCAAGAGCTTATAGTCAACATTTTCAAGCTGCTTTACAAGCAATAGGACAAAGAGAAGGAGTTTCAAACTCTTTAAGTGCCCTGGGACCAAGCATTATAGTATTACATGAAACTAGATACACCAGACCTTTGACCAATA ATGGTGTAGAAAGTGCAGAAGACATTCTTATAACGCGATTTGCTCAAATGAAACTTGAAACAGAAGCATATAGTTCCATAAAATATGTTGGTTTACATACAACAAACTCCACAACCGATTACGAACCTTTGCAGAATGCTATTAAGAaggaattaaataatacatctGTTCGATCAGCTAGGAAACCACATTTAGTTTATAATACATTAAGAGTATTAAATGATCAGTTTTCTGGggaaatggaaaatttcaCTGACATTTTATTTCCTGATCAGTATTTTACCTGTCCTGTTAAATGTCTTAGCTGTGGatgcagatgtagtaataGCATGGGACACCTTAGAGAGGATAAACCTCACAGTAGTAATACCAG GTGTCGGTACCAGCATCAGTAtgaaaatttagtatatatatgtaaaaaGTGTTATAGCAATGGCAATGAAGTACAAGTTATAAAACGAATTCAAACAGAAAACGATAATAGTTGGTATGGATTAGTCAAGTATGCATGGTCAGGAGATGTAATAGAGTGTCCACATTGTGGAGAAATATATAGAAGTCGTCAATATTGGTATGGTAATAAAAATCCGGAAGAATTTGCCGTTCGTACCGAAGTTACACATGTATGGAATACG GCAAATAATTCAGTAACAACTCAAAACACAGCACAAAGGGTAATCGATGGCGTGTCATATATTACTGAAGCTGTAACTAACGTTTCGTTACAACCAACAAAGGTGCTGTCAGCATGGGTTGCGGACCAGGTAGCACCATCTTACTGGAGACCTAATAACGAAATCAAACACTGTCACAAGTGTAAAATGATATTTGGATCAACGGATACGAAACATCATTGCCGAGCATGTGGCGAAGGCTTTTGTTCGCAGTGTTCATCCAAAACAAAGTGTGTTCCATTTAGAAATTGGCACACACCAGTACGAGTCTGTGATATCTGTTATAATAAAGATACAAATTCCAATGAAGAAACTACGGAATCTTCGGATGATGTGAGCGCCAGAAAAGTATCAGAACAAGTAGTATCTACTCTAAGCGCAGTTGGAAGTGTTTTGAATTATTCGAAAT cgTTCATAAAGGACACAGTTCGACCCTCTTATTGGATTCCCGATTCAGAAGTTGTCAGTTGTTGCATATGCTACCAGAATTTTTCTGCAGCACTTCCTCTACATCATTGCCGAGATTGTGGACGTGGGGTGTGCCAAGATTGTTCGCAACATCGTAAGCCTGTACCGCATAGGGGTTGGGATAAACCAGTACGTGTATGTGATtcttgtataaaaattgacTAA
- the LOC114873326 gene encoding forkhead box protein N3-like isoform X4 has translation MPPDRPDASGAETEIGLSSTQVLNFGETVYKMKEKENTNALVETNSTDELSMSEKSVEKNSQSDDDLTSLSWLHQQNLLKGLDISNPTKDTKNENVLNNNVCDDTADFSENTNSVSSLDDGYCPADNNGRINNSTSHDSPVKALPVKEVYAWILDHFPYFRNAPTGWKNSVRHNLSLNKCFRKVEKAPNLGKGSLWMVDAQYRPNLIQALSRAPFPPPTAQTLSSSEKPQKKNTSTRLPDPILFPYLSKRLASSNITDNTDTEVDSDVDAAAAAMLSFKHGPIILNHNKGIEDRKRKVPESEVLVPVITRSSSEDHTYSCITSVRQESKYSRKETNPDFDEQRKLVEGVDALLNLAGVTAPLNHNRTHHVQGSNSTPKSEGTSKLKKRSAPNDYSNPPEKRRKHWPKWSEGKRYLKQII, from the exons ATGCCACCGGATAGACCAGATGCATCAGGTGCAGAAACTGAAATAGGACTGAGTAGTACTCAGGTTCTGAATTTTGGAGAAACAGTAtacaaaatgaaagaaaaagaaaacacaaATGCTTTGGTTGAAACAAATTCAACAGATGAACTCTCTATGTCTGAAAAGTCAGTAGAGAAAAATAGTCAGTCAGACGATGATCTAACTTCTTTGAGTTGGCTCCATCAACAGAATTTATTAAAGGGCTTGGATATTTCGAATCCTACTAAAGATACCAAAAATGAGAATGTTTTAAACAATAATGTTTGTGATGATACAGcagatttttctgaaaatacAAATTCTGTTTCAAGTTTAGATGATGGTTACTGTCCAG CAGATAATAATGGCAGGATAAATAACTCAACATCGCATG ATAGCCCTGTAAAAGCTCTACCAGTCAAGGAAGTATATGCGTGGATTTTGGATCACTTTCCATATTTTAGGAATGCTCCAACTGGATGGAAAAATTCTGTTAGACATAATTTGAGCCTAAATAAGTGTTTTCGCAAAGTAGAGAAAGCACCG aaTTTAGGCAAAGGTTCATTATGGATGGTAGATGCTCAGTATCGTCCAAATCTGATACAAGCATTATCTCGTGCTCCTTTCCCTCCTCCTACGGCTCAAACACTCTCTTCGTCAGAAAAGCCTCAAAAAAAGAATACAAGTACACGCCTTCCAGATCCTATTCTCTTTCCATATCTTTCCAAAAGACTGGCATCAAGTAACATTACCGATAACACAGACACTGAAGTAGACAGCGATGTAGATGCAGCAGCTGCTGCAATGCTTTCTTTCAAACATGGACCTATTATTTTAAACCACAATAAAGGTATTGAAG ATCGTAAAAGAAAAGTACCGGAATCGGAAGTGTTGGTTCCAGTAATCACCAGGAGCTCCAGTGAAGATCATACTTATAGTTGTATTACTTCAGTAAGACAAGAAAG CAAATATTCGAGGAAAGAAACTAATCCCGATTTTGATGAGCAGCGAAAGTTAGTAGAAGGGGTAGACGCGCTTCTGAACTTAGCAGGTGTTACTGCGCCACTTAATCACAATAGGACACATCATGTGCAAGGTAGTAATTCAACGCCAAAGTCTGAGGGTACATCAAAGTTGAAAAAACGTTCAGCTCCGAACGATTACTCGAATCCACCAGAGAAAAGGCGTAAACATTGGCCGAAATGGAGTGAAGGGAAGCGgtatttaaaacaaattatataa
- the LOC114873326 gene encoding forkhead box protein N3-like isoform X5, with protein sequence MPPDRPDASGAETEIGLSSTQVLNFGETVYKMKEKENTNALVETNSTDELSMSEKSVEKNSQSDDDLTSLSWLHQQNLLKGLDISNPTKDTKNENVLNNNVCDDTADFSENTNSVSSLDDGYCPDNNGRINNSTSHDSPVKALPVKEVYAWILDHFPYFRNAPTGWKNSVRHNLSLNKCFRKVEKAPNLGKGSLWMVDAQYRPNLIQALSRAPFPPPTAQTLSSSEKPQKKNTSTRLPDPILFPYLSKRLASSNITDNTDTEVDSDVDAAAAAMLSFKHGPIILNHNKGIEDRKRKVPESEVLVPVITRSSSEDHTYSCITSVRQESKYSRKETNPDFDEQRKLVEGVDALLNLAGVTAPLNHNRTHHVQGSNSTPKSEGTSKLKKRSAPNDYSNPPEKRRKHWPKWSEGKRYLKQII encoded by the exons ATGCCACCGGATAGACCAGATGCATCAGGTGCAGAAACTGAAATAGGACTGAGTAGTACTCAGGTTCTGAATTTTGGAGAAACAGTAtacaaaatgaaagaaaaagaaaacacaaATGCTTTGGTTGAAACAAATTCAACAGATGAACTCTCTATGTCTGAAAAGTCAGTAGAGAAAAATAGTCAGTCAGACGATGATCTAACTTCTTTGAGTTGGCTCCATCAACAGAATTTATTAAAGGGCTTGGATATTTCGAATCCTACTAAAGATACCAAAAATGAGAATGTTTTAAACAATAATGTTTGTGATGATACAGcagatttttctgaaaatacAAATTCTGTTTCAAGTTTAGATGATGGTTACTGTCCAG ATAATAATGGCAGGATAAATAACTCAACATCGCATG ATAGCCCTGTAAAAGCTCTACCAGTCAAGGAAGTATATGCGTGGATTTTGGATCACTTTCCATATTTTAGGAATGCTCCAACTGGATGGAAAAATTCTGTTAGACATAATTTGAGCCTAAATAAGTGTTTTCGCAAAGTAGAGAAAGCACCG aaTTTAGGCAAAGGTTCATTATGGATGGTAGATGCTCAGTATCGTCCAAATCTGATACAAGCATTATCTCGTGCTCCTTTCCCTCCTCCTACGGCTCAAACACTCTCTTCGTCAGAAAAGCCTCAAAAAAAGAATACAAGTACACGCCTTCCAGATCCTATTCTCTTTCCATATCTTTCCAAAAGACTGGCATCAAGTAACATTACCGATAACACAGACACTGAAGTAGACAGCGATGTAGATGCAGCAGCTGCTGCAATGCTTTCTTTCAAACATGGACCTATTATTTTAAACCACAATAAAGGTATTGAAG ATCGTAAAAGAAAAGTACCGGAATCGGAAGTGTTGGTTCCAGTAATCACCAGGAGCTCCAGTGAAGATCATACTTATAGTTGTATTACTTCAGTAAGACAAGAAAG CAAATATTCGAGGAAAGAAACTAATCCCGATTTTGATGAGCAGCGAAAGTTAGTAGAAGGGGTAGACGCGCTTCTGAACTTAGCAGGTGTTACTGCGCCACTTAATCACAATAGGACACATCATGTGCAAGGTAGTAATTCAACGCCAAAGTCTGAGGGTACATCAAAGTTGAAAAAACGTTCAGCTCCGAACGATTACTCGAATCCACCAGAGAAAAGGCGTAAACATTGGCCGAAATGGAGTGAAGGGAAGCGgtatttaaaacaaattatataa
- the LOC114873326 gene encoding forkhead box protein N3-like isoform X3 produces MPPDRPDASGAETEIGLSSTQVLNFGETVYKMKEKENTNALVETNSTDELSMSEKSVEKNSQSDDDLTSLSWLHQQNLLKGLDISNPTKDTKNENVLNNNVCDDTADFSENTNSVSSLDDGYCPDNNGRINNSTSHGNSQSYQHSNKNGQKSIFQESVKNHYNSSQNNQTKISLNNNNLPVSNRNKHPTHIPYDPHLHRNSKPPYSFSCLIFMAIEDSPVKALPVKEVYAWILDHFPYFRNAPTGWKNSVRHNLSLNKCFRKVEKAPNLGKGSLWMVDAQYRPNLIQALSRAPFPPPTAQTLSSSEKPQKKNTSTRLPDPILFPYLSKRLASSNITDNTDTEVDSDVDAAAAAMLSFKHGPIILNHNKDRKRKVPESEVLVPVITRSSSEDHTYSCITSVRQESKYSRKETNPDFDEQRKLVEGVDALLNLAGVTAPLNHNRTHHVQGSNSTPKSEGTSKLKKRSAPNDYSNPPEKRRKHWPKWSEGKRYLKQII; encoded by the exons ATGCCACCGGATAGACCAGATGCATCAGGTGCAGAAACTGAAATAGGACTGAGTAGTACTCAGGTTCTGAATTTTGGAGAAACAGTAtacaaaatgaaagaaaaagaaaacacaaATGCTTTGGTTGAAACAAATTCAACAGATGAACTCTCTATGTCTGAAAAGTCAGTAGAGAAAAATAGTCAGTCAGACGATGATCTAACTTCTTTGAGTTGGCTCCATCAACAGAATTTATTAAAGGGCTTGGATATTTCGAATCCTACTAAAGATACCAAAAATGAGAATGTTTTAAACAATAATGTTTGTGATGATACAGcagatttttctgaaaatacAAATTCTGTTTCAAGTTTAGATGATGGTTACTGTCCAG ATAATAATGGCAGGATAAATAACTCAACATCGCATGGTAATAGTCAAAGCTATCAGcattcaaataaaaatggtCAAAAGTCAATCTTTCAGGAGTCGGTAAAAAATCATTATAATAGTTCACAAAATAATCAAACAAAGATTTCTTTGAACAACAATAATCTGCCAGTTTCGAATCGCAACAAACACCCTACTCATATACCATATGATCCTCATTTGCACAGAAACAGTAAACCACcatattcattttcttgtttaattttcatggctATCGAAGATAGCCCTGTAAAAGCTCTACCAGTCAAGGAAGTATATGCGTGGATTTTGGATCACTTTCCATATTTTAGGAATGCTCCAACTGGATGGAAAAATTCTGTTAGACATAATTTGAGCCTAAATAAGTGTTTTCGCAAAGTAGAGAAAGCACCG aaTTTAGGCAAAGGTTCATTATGGATGGTAGATGCTCAGTATCGTCCAAATCTGATACAAGCATTATCTCGTGCTCCTTTCCCTCCTCCTACGGCTCAAACACTCTCTTCGTCAGAAAAGCCTCAAAAAAAGAATACAAGTACACGCCTTCCAGATCCTATTCTCTTTCCATATCTTTCCAAAAGACTGGCATCAAGTAACATTACCGATAACACAGACACTGAAGTAGACAGCGATGTAGATGCAGCAGCTGCTGCAATGCTTTCTTTCAAACATGGACCTATTATTTTAAACCACAATAAAG ATCGTAAAAGAAAAGTACCGGAATCGGAAGTGTTGGTTCCAGTAATCACCAGGAGCTCCAGTGAAGATCATACTTATAGTTGTATTACTTCAGTAAGACAAGAAAG CAAATATTCGAGGAAAGAAACTAATCCCGATTTTGATGAGCAGCGAAAGTTAGTAGAAGGGGTAGACGCGCTTCTGAACTTAGCAGGTGTTACTGCGCCACTTAATCACAATAGGACACATCATGTGCAAGGTAGTAATTCAACGCCAAAGTCTGAGGGTACATCAAAGTTGAAAAAACGTTCAGCTCCGAACGATTACTCGAATCCACCAGAGAAAAGGCGTAAACATTGGCCGAAATGGAGTGAAGGGAAGCGgtatttaaaacaaattatataa
- the LOC114873326 gene encoding forkhead box protein N3-like isoform X2: MPPDRPDASGAETEIGLSSTQVLNFGETVYKMKEKENTNALVETNSTDELSMSEKSVEKNSQSDDDLTSLSWLHQQNLLKGLDISNPTKDTKNENVLNNNVCDDTADFSENTNSVSSLDDGYCPDNNGRINNSTSHGNSQSYQHSNKNGQKSIFQESVKNHYNSSQNNQTKISLNNNNLPVSNRNKHPTHIPYDPHLHRNSKPPYSFSCLIFMAIEDSPVKALPVKEVYAWILDHFPYFRNAPTGWKNSVRHNLSLNKCFRKVEKAPNLGKGSLWMVDAQYRPNLIQALSRAPFPPPTAQTLSSSEKPQKKNTSTRLPDPILFPYLSKRLASSNITDNTDTEVDSDVDAAAAAMLSFKHGPIILNHNKGIEDRKRKVPESEVLVPVITRSSSEDHTYSCITSVRQESKYSRKETNPDFDEQRKLVEGVDALLNLAGVTAPLNHNRTHHVQGSNSTPKSEGTSKLKKRSAPNDYSNPPEKRRKHWPKWSEGKRYLKQII, from the exons ATGCCACCGGATAGACCAGATGCATCAGGTGCAGAAACTGAAATAGGACTGAGTAGTACTCAGGTTCTGAATTTTGGAGAAACAGTAtacaaaatgaaagaaaaagaaaacacaaATGCTTTGGTTGAAACAAATTCAACAGATGAACTCTCTATGTCTGAAAAGTCAGTAGAGAAAAATAGTCAGTCAGACGATGATCTAACTTCTTTGAGTTGGCTCCATCAACAGAATTTATTAAAGGGCTTGGATATTTCGAATCCTACTAAAGATACCAAAAATGAGAATGTTTTAAACAATAATGTTTGTGATGATACAGcagatttttctgaaaatacAAATTCTGTTTCAAGTTTAGATGATGGTTACTGTCCAG ATAATAATGGCAGGATAAATAACTCAACATCGCATGGTAATAGTCAAAGCTATCAGcattcaaataaaaatggtCAAAAGTCAATCTTTCAGGAGTCGGTAAAAAATCATTATAATAGTTCACAAAATAATCAAACAAAGATTTCTTTGAACAACAATAATCTGCCAGTTTCGAATCGCAACAAACACCCTACTCATATACCATATGATCCTCATTTGCACAGAAACAGTAAACCACcatattcattttcttgtttaattttcatggctATCGAAGATAGCCCTGTAAAAGCTCTACCAGTCAAGGAAGTATATGCGTGGATTTTGGATCACTTTCCATATTTTAGGAATGCTCCAACTGGATGGAAAAATTCTGTTAGACATAATTTGAGCCTAAATAAGTGTTTTCGCAAAGTAGAGAAAGCACCG aaTTTAGGCAAAGGTTCATTATGGATGGTAGATGCTCAGTATCGTCCAAATCTGATACAAGCATTATCTCGTGCTCCTTTCCCTCCTCCTACGGCTCAAACACTCTCTTCGTCAGAAAAGCCTCAAAAAAAGAATACAAGTACACGCCTTCCAGATCCTATTCTCTTTCCATATCTTTCCAAAAGACTGGCATCAAGTAACATTACCGATAACACAGACACTGAAGTAGACAGCGATGTAGATGCAGCAGCTGCTGCAATGCTTTCTTTCAAACATGGACCTATTATTTTAAACCACAATAAAGGTATTGAAG ATCGTAAAAGAAAAGTACCGGAATCGGAAGTGTTGGTTCCAGTAATCACCAGGAGCTCCAGTGAAGATCATACTTATAGTTGTATTACTTCAGTAAGACAAGAAAG CAAATATTCGAGGAAAGAAACTAATCCCGATTTTGATGAGCAGCGAAAGTTAGTAGAAGGGGTAGACGCGCTTCTGAACTTAGCAGGTGTTACTGCGCCACTTAATCACAATAGGACACATCATGTGCAAGGTAGTAATTCAACGCCAAAGTCTGAGGGTACATCAAAGTTGAAAAAACGTTCAGCTCCGAACGATTACTCGAATCCACCAGAGAAAAGGCGTAAACATTGGCCGAAATGGAGTGAAGGGAAGCGgtatttaaaacaaattatataa
- the LOC114873326 gene encoding forkhead box protein N3-like isoform X1: MPPDRPDASGAETEIGLSSTQVLNFGETVYKMKEKENTNALVETNSTDELSMSEKSVEKNSQSDDDLTSLSWLHQQNLLKGLDISNPTKDTKNENVLNNNVCDDTADFSENTNSVSSLDDGYCPADNNGRINNSTSHGNSQSYQHSNKNGQKSIFQESVKNHYNSSQNNQTKISLNNNNLPVSNRNKHPTHIPYDPHLHRNSKPPYSFSCLIFMAIEDSPVKALPVKEVYAWILDHFPYFRNAPTGWKNSVRHNLSLNKCFRKVEKAPNLGKGSLWMVDAQYRPNLIQALSRAPFPPPTAQTLSSSEKPQKKNTSTRLPDPILFPYLSKRLASSNITDNTDTEVDSDVDAAAAAMLSFKHGPIILNHNKGIEDRKRKVPESEVLVPVITRSSSEDHTYSCITSVRQESKYSRKETNPDFDEQRKLVEGVDALLNLAGVTAPLNHNRTHHVQGSNSTPKSEGTSKLKKRSAPNDYSNPPEKRRKHWPKWSEGKRYLKQII; this comes from the exons ATGCCACCGGATAGACCAGATGCATCAGGTGCAGAAACTGAAATAGGACTGAGTAGTACTCAGGTTCTGAATTTTGGAGAAACAGTAtacaaaatgaaagaaaaagaaaacacaaATGCTTTGGTTGAAACAAATTCAACAGATGAACTCTCTATGTCTGAAAAGTCAGTAGAGAAAAATAGTCAGTCAGACGATGATCTAACTTCTTTGAGTTGGCTCCATCAACAGAATTTATTAAAGGGCTTGGATATTTCGAATCCTACTAAAGATACCAAAAATGAGAATGTTTTAAACAATAATGTTTGTGATGATACAGcagatttttctgaaaatacAAATTCTGTTTCAAGTTTAGATGATGGTTACTGTCCAG CAGATAATAATGGCAGGATAAATAACTCAACATCGCATGGTAATAGTCAAAGCTATCAGcattcaaataaaaatggtCAAAAGTCAATCTTTCAGGAGTCGGTAAAAAATCATTATAATAGTTCACAAAATAATCAAACAAAGATTTCTTTGAACAACAATAATCTGCCAGTTTCGAATCGCAACAAACACCCTACTCATATACCATATGATCCTCATTTGCACAGAAACAGTAAACCACcatattcattttcttgtttaattttcatggctATCGAAGATAGCCCTGTAAAAGCTCTACCAGTCAAGGAAGTATATGCGTGGATTTTGGATCACTTTCCATATTTTAGGAATGCTCCAACTGGATGGAAAAATTCTGTTAGACATAATTTGAGCCTAAATAAGTGTTTTCGCAAAGTAGAGAAAGCACCG aaTTTAGGCAAAGGTTCATTATGGATGGTAGATGCTCAGTATCGTCCAAATCTGATACAAGCATTATCTCGTGCTCCTTTCCCTCCTCCTACGGCTCAAACACTCTCTTCGTCAGAAAAGCCTCAAAAAAAGAATACAAGTACACGCCTTCCAGATCCTATTCTCTTTCCATATCTTTCCAAAAGACTGGCATCAAGTAACATTACCGATAACACAGACACTGAAGTAGACAGCGATGTAGATGCAGCAGCTGCTGCAATGCTTTCTTTCAAACATGGACCTATTATTTTAAACCACAATAAAGGTATTGAAG ATCGTAAAAGAAAAGTACCGGAATCGGAAGTGTTGGTTCCAGTAATCACCAGGAGCTCCAGTGAAGATCATACTTATAGTTGTATTACTTCAGTAAGACAAGAAAG CAAATATTCGAGGAAAGAAACTAATCCCGATTTTGATGAGCAGCGAAAGTTAGTAGAAGGGGTAGACGCGCTTCTGAACTTAGCAGGTGTTACTGCGCCACTTAATCACAATAGGACACATCATGTGCAAGGTAGTAATTCAACGCCAAAGTCTGAGGGTACATCAAAGTTGAAAAAACGTTCAGCTCCGAACGATTACTCGAATCCACCAGAGAAAAGGCGTAAACATTGGCCGAAATGGAGTGAAGGGAAGCGgtatttaaaacaaattatataa